The genomic DNA CGGCTATCTGTGCTTTTTGCTCGTTGTTTACAAAATCGCTGATCTCTTTTTGCGAGTTCACCCGTACTTCCATCGGGCCATTGAATACCTTGCTGAATACTTTGTTCGAGGCACTTATCGCATGCGATACATCCGGGTTACTGCCTGCACCGCCCTGCGGTTCGGCTTTCAGCAATTCGTCCTGTTTGGGGATATAAGCAAATTTGTTTTGTTTTAGCGGGGCTATCTGCATGGCGTATTGCAGGCTGTGCAAATCTCTACCGTAGATCAGGCTTACTTCTTCCAGCTTATCTGGTTTACCGAAGTTCAGTTTTTGGCCATCGTAGTAAAACCACTCATAGTATTCGGCCGACAGCCGGTTGATAAAATCGTAATCGCTTTCCCGGTATTGGATCAGGTAATCTATCGGGGAAGTATTGGTGGGTTTGATATTAAACTTCAGATCGTTTTGGGGTGCATCCTGTGTGGCCAGCTGGATGATCGTTTTCAGATCTTTATTCAGGTACGAGCCCAGGTCAGGGCCACGGTCTATCAGTATGCCCGGACTAAAACCGCTGATCAGGATATCCCCATGAAAACCATGGCTCTGTGATAGCTCTACTTTGGTTACTATACCGCTAAAAATATTTTCGCTCCCGCTGGCTACCCCAAACTGTACCGTTATATTCTTGCCGATAAAATCTTTGGAGTTTTGTAGTGTTACCTGGTTGTATTCTTCAACCTGGTCGTGGTTAAATCGTAACTGGAACGTGTGGTGCTCGTTAAAACGCTGATCAAGGTTAAATGTTGAAAAGTGAGTTATCGAAGTCCCTTCTATGTTGATATCAACTATTAATTTCTTTTCCATAATTCCCAGGTATGTAAGCCCTGGGGCCATCAACTGGCCCCGGGCAGAAATAATTTATCACTTTATTATCTCCCTCAAAAGCAATATTGCATGAGGGTATATATCACATTTTTTTTAGATTATATTTTGAACTGACTTGTAATTTTTGATGAGTACATGATACCCGACACTTCATGATTTAGTATCACCAAACATTTTTTTAAAATCCTCCTTGGTTTTTATGTAAGACAGATAATGCCATGCATTGTAATGAAATAACCATGCTTTAAATTGGGCAGCATCGCCTTTAAATTCATGTGTTTCCTGAACAATGTTAAAAAATGAATCATTTTCGGCATTATCGGCTGTTGGTGAATGAAAATATAGGACAGGAATGGGCTTTTCTTTTGTTCCATAAGTTGGGTCGGCCAGTTCTGTTTTATTAACCATACCAATTATTTTTTCCTGTTTTTTATCCATATCTACTGCGGCATAATGGCCAAAAACCTCATCATAAGTATTCTTATTAAAAAAGTAAAAAATGCAGAAAAACTTTTTTTGAGCTTCATCATAGAACAACAATTTGTGCTGATACACGTAAGCTGTATTGTCTGCCGAAGACAAGTCTGATTTTCCTTTTACTTTAAAATAGCTTGTCGAGTCTTTATAATTACTCATTACCAAACTAACAGAATCACAATTATTGATGTATTTATCGGCAAATGCCTGCCCATCATTTACGCTGGTATCCTTATTATCCAATTTATCAACAAAAAACCTACCGATAAACCGGCCAAATAGTAATCCTATGGCCAATAAACTCCCGGCAGATATTAAGAGTATTTTTTTCATGTGTTTAACTTTTCCCTTTATTGGCTATTATGCCGATGTTATTTTCAGCGTCTTTTCCGGCGGCCTCATTACCAATTTCTTTCACTTCTCTGATTAGCTCCACCTTCTTATCTTTATAATATTTAGCTATATAATGATTACCAACAGCACCGGCAACACCAAAACCTAAACCAACACCTAAACCAACGCCTGTATGTAAAAATTCGCTGCCAAAGGTTTTTTCGCCAAAACCGGTCAACTGGCTGGCTACTTCATAGCTGGCTCCCTGGTCCATTAATTCTCTTATAATTGTTTTGTTTTGCTCGGTAATGGCCTCTACTACATCTTTGGTGCCTTTACCGGCCCCTGCCACTGTACCCACCGTGTTATCGCGTGTGCCGTTATGCCAGTCGGTTTTATTATCGTCTTCTTCTGTCGCGCTCTCGTTAGCTAATGTCTCATCATCATTGCCATCATAATATTCATAACCGGCAAACGCAACTCCAATAGCAGTACCTAAGGGGTCGCCAAGGGTACTAAAACCATTTACAATACCCATCCAAAGCTGTTGCTCATTATGTTCGTCTAATTCTTTATTATTATTGGCTGAAAATTTCAGAGCTACTTCGTTGGCTATCGCACTATCTATAAATGGTTGTATGAGCCCCTTTTTGGTACACTTTAAGATAGATTTTTGAAGAATGGCTTTTTTTCCGTCTATGGTTACGTGCGGGTGCTGATCGATCCACATAGAACCGGCATCCAGCGTGCAATCACATTCATGAGCTTGCTTATATTCGCCAATAAGGTATGATATAGGACTAACCAGGGCAGCGCCAAGAGAGCCAACCACAGCAGTTGTTATTGCAGCCTCTGCCATACCGGCAATTATTACCCCCGCAACGCCACCTGTGCCAACGATAGCAGCAACTATTACCACGGCAGCAGCAACTGCCAATAACCCCACAGCAATACCCAAGCACATTGATGCCAATCCATCAAAGAATTTAGCCGGTGATTTACATTTAAAAGTATCGCTGATTTTTTTATCATCTATATTTAATATCAAAGCACTCTTCCTGATAATTTTAACATCTTTTTTGGAGCGTGATATACCCAGGTTCTGCGGTTTCGTTACTGTCATGAGTGTGCAGTTAACCAGTACGCCCGATGGTAAATAAGAACTTCCCATTATGATATTCTCCTTATTTTGTAGTCAACAAATAATTCGATATTATTTTTAACTTCTTCTGTTATGCGCATGCTTGCCCCATCCAGTAAATTATTATCCCAATTGTATACTGCATCGGTATTATGCTCATAATTGTACTCAGAAAACATATAGCCTATTTTAGGTTTATACCGATGGTCGTATATCCTCTCAAAATCCTTTATATGCGGGCTATTACCGTTTAGTTTGGCCTGTTTTGATATATTAATATGAGATGGGGTTTCATTTAGTACCATCTGTGTAACATCGAAATCCACAGGTAAACGATCAAATAATTGTGAGTAATAAAGTTTTCTGTAAGGGTTAAATGAAAGATTACTGCTCACCAGATAGGTATCAAAAAACAGCTCAAAAAAAGGACGCGTTTTAAGTTCCAGTAAAATGCTCTCTTCGTTTATTTGCTTTTCTGTTTCGGTAAGATACAACTCCAGATTTTTTCTAATTTCAGGTGTCTTCAAAAAGGAGGTATTATCCTGTATTTTTTGCTTAAAAGCCATCCATTTTTGTCTGATAGCATCCATATTAGTAATGCTTTTTATTTTGCCGGTAGTTTTATCTACCACTACAGATACATTACTTTTAATACGGTCTATTTCACTAAGCACATTCGAGCTATCCTGTAAATAAGATGGCTGTACTGTTAAAACACTATCAGTTAGGACCACGTCTACCATATATTGGTTATTGGTCACATATTTTTTTATATGATATTCCAACTTGGTTTCGGCGTGATTTTCAATAATGCCGTCCAGTTTAATTACGGTTAGCTGCTCACTTCTGTAGATAGATTCTCCTTCTTTAAAAAGTGCCCCTTCTTTTTTTTCAAAAGATTCTTCAACAATAGCCGGTTCGTTTTTAGATTGCATATCATCCCCTCCCAATAAACTCCATCGATTACTGCTATGTGTAGCTGTAGATGATTGATCAAGAGGCTGGCTCAGATCATCATCGTCCATTAAAAAACTAAATCTTTTATCGTTGTTCATCTTAGTTTATAAAAGTGTTTTTGCTATCAATAACTATCTGTTCCGGAGTTAACGTAATTTTACTGTTGCCACATTGGATTGTTATTGATTGCTTGGCTGATATTATTATAGATCCGTTTTGATTTTCTATTTCGACACCATTGCCCCCAGTTTCATGTATGATCTTTTTCAATGCAGACACGCCAATAAGTCCTTCGTCGCTATTCATTACCATCGCGTTTTGACCAGTTTGATGAGCGATGATTTTTTTGGCTGTAGTTTGAACCAATCCCTGCCCTTCATGCACGTGCAGCATATTAGCGCCAGATGTGGCCAGCGCCAAAGCATGCTCTGCATCATTAAATTGCAAATGGCTTCCTTTTCGTGATGTCATCCCTTTAATGTTGCTGTCGGTAAAGCCGCCGCTATCTACGTTATTGCTATGATAAACACTTCCCATGACCACTGGCCGGGCTATGTTGCCTTCTTCAAAAGCAATAATAACCTGGTCGCCTTTCTCAGGGACAACTAAAAACCCTCTGTTTTTACCCGTATCGCCACTACCCGCGTTAGGACTTACCACCCGCAGCCATTCGGTATCGTCGTTCGACTGGCACTGCCATTTGAATTTTACCTTGATACGTCCCTGTTTATTCGGGTCGTTATTGTCGGTTACATCCGCCAGCTGCATATCCGGGTTGGGTTTGGCTGCTTCGTTTACCGGCAGCCGTTCCGTGTCGGCTGTTACGCCTTCAAAGGTATTCTGGTAGTGGCCCACGCCATCTATCTGGTGATATACCGCTGTGACCAGGAACTTGCCAAAATCCTGCAATTCGAAGCTCGTGGCTCCACGCATGCTGGTGCTTACGTTTAATACTTTGCCCAGACCTACCTGCGGGTTATCCCCATTGCCGATGATGTTCACCAGTTCGGCTATCTGTGCCTTTTGCTCGTTGTTTACAAAATCGCTGATCTCTTTTTGCGAGTTCACCCGTACTTCCATCGGGCCATTGAATACCTTGCTGAATACTTTGTTCGAGGCACTTATCGCATGCGATACATCCGGGTTACTGCCTGCACCGCCCTGCGGTTCGGCTTTCAGCAATTCGTCCTGTTTGGGGATATAAGCAAATTTGTTTTGTTTTAGCGGGGCTATCTGCATGGCGTATTGCAGGCTGTGCAAATCTCTACCGTAGATCAGGCTTACTTCTTCCAGCTTATCTGGTTTACCGAAGTTCAGTTTTTGGCCATCGTAGTAAAACCACTCATAGTATTCGGCCGACAGCCGGTTGATAAAATCGTAATCGCTTTCCCGGTATTGGATCAGGTAATCTATCGGTGAAGTATTGGTGGGTTTGATGCTAAACTTCAGATCGTTTTGAGGGGCATCCTGCGTGGCCAGCTGGATGATCGTTTTCAGATCTTTATTCAGATACGAGCCCAGGTCGGGGCCACGGTCTATCAGTATGCCCGGACTAAAGCCGCTTACCAGGATATCCCCATGAAAACCATGGCTCTGCGATAGCTCTACTTTGGTTACTATACCGCTAAAAATGTTTTCGCTCCCACTGGCTACACCAAATTGTACCGTTATGTTTTTCCCGATAAAATCTTTGGAGTTTTGTAGTGTTACCTGGTTGTATTCTTCAACCTGGTCGTGGTTAAATCGTAACTGGAACGTGTGGTGCTCGTTAAAACGCTGATCAAGGTTAAATGTTGAAAAGTGAGTTATCGAAGTCCCTTCTATGTTGATATCAACTATTAATTTCTTTTCCATAATTTGGTAGATAATCCCTTAGTCTTTAAGTGGCCATGGGCAGAAATAACTTATAATTTTATACTGGCCCTTTATCCTCCCAAACACAAAACCAAACGAGGTTTCTTTGCCATTTTTTTGTTCGTACTGCTGTTGCAGCTCATATAAGGTGCTGCCTTTATCAGTTGCTTTTTTTAAGGTGATGTAGTAATTTTCGGTTGTTGTATTATCAATTTCAGACAGATCATCCTCCCGGCTTTGGGGTATTAACCGCAAGGCATCTTTACTAAAAATAGTTTCTTCATATTTCGGATACTCGGCAACGCTCACCAAGCCCTCTGCCGGATTTATGGTGGTTGACTTCATATCTTCGGCAGTCCATTGAGGTTGTGTTTGCAGCGGAAAATAAAACATGGTTTTTAGCTGTGTTTTATCTCCTGTTTTTACCGCGGTTTTAAACTTTTTAAGAAACGCCCTAAATTGTTGTTCATCATTATTTTTAGTAGGGTTATCTGTTTTAACAACCTGATCAGCCTGTTGTCCTTTAGAAGCAATACTATCCGCTGACTTATTTTGCGCAGACGTATTACCCTTGCAACCTGTGGTAGCACAAGCCAGCATCATAAGCTGACAAACCAAAATATATGTGATCTTTTTTATCATGATCAACTTCTTGGTATACTGATAATGGCCCTGTCTTCCATTCTTTTTAATATGACCGCAGCGCCCAGCTGCTGCGATACGGCATTAGCATCAAAAACACGATCCCTAACGTACTTGCCTTTGGTGTAATGGTTGGAAAAACTCCAGAGGTATGGTGAATGAATTCCCTTACCGGCATAGCCAAAACCGTTGTAACCTTCCAGCTTTTGCAGTATGAAAGGCAGGCTCCAATTATTTACTTTATCGTATTTCATCAATTTAAGGGCATCAACCGCGCTCTCTTCGAAAGTAAACGGTGGACCATGCCCAACTTTTGGCCGGTGTGCAGGTACTTGCACTGTGTAACCACTTAAAGGATCGCCGTTATGTAAATGCTTTTTAAAGCTGAATGAGCATTCCAGGTAATGTACACAGGCAATAAAATACCAGGGGATAGAAGATCCACCACCGAAAAAATTAACCGGCGAATAAACATCGCCGCCCAATAAACTGGTGCTGTCAAAAAAATTGTTACCAAAAATAGTATTGGTTTGCGGCTGCGCTCCAACATTTAACAAGCTGTTGGGTTGTGCTGCGCCTACTGTTGACAAATTAAGCGAACCCGCATTAAATCTGTCAAAATAAGAAGTATAGCTGGAAGCAAACAGGTTTTTATTTGCCGGCGGAAATAAAGTACCATTACCTAACCGAACCAGGCTTGATATGTTTTCATACCGAGTACGGTTTACGGTTACATTTTCGTCAATTATTTTATCAACCTGGGCAACTTTTTCTTTGTTTATTACACAGGTATTAAAAAGCAACAAGTATTCCATAGCCGTTGGTATGGATGACTTTTTTACCTTTTTTTTAGTGGTAGGTACAGGTGCACGCGTTATTCTTTTCTTCTTTTTCATAGGTGTATCAAAGAAATAAATAAGAACAAACTAAAAAAATACGGAGAAAATACTTTTACTTACTTTCTCCGTATTTTCAGTTCATATAAACAACGGCTTATTTAGGCCAGTCGTTTTCGTGCTGGGCATTGCCCATTTTTAGTTTACGTGCCGATATAACAAAGCTTAATGACATTGGGTTGTTACCAATGATAGATATGCCTTCGTTATACTGGATAATGTAACCTTCTTCAAAAGTCAACTCCTTCATTTTGGCGTCTTCGTCTGATTTTTTGAAGGTGATAGTTCCGTTGATTGGTTTGTATTGATTATTAACCATTGATTCGATAACCGAGGTATCTTCAGTTGATTCTACTTCAACTTGTATGGTACCACCGTAAACACCAGATGACGGACGGCCTTTTGCGTCCACATCTCTGTTTAACGAAAAGCTGCATTGCAGCACATCAAATTCTTTTGATGATCCGAGACTAATTCTTGCTTTGAAAGCCATGATTCTAAAAATTTTAAAGTAAAAAAATAACAGGGTGCTTAAAGCACCGGTACAATTTGGTCAAAAAAATTAATTAATTTAATTTTTGCCCGGCCAGTCATTTACATGCTCGGCACTGCCTAATTTAAGCTTGCGTGCTGAGATTACAAATTTTAGGCTCATTGGAGTAGATCCAGTAATGTCAATCCCTTCAGAATACTTTACAATGTAACCATCTTCAAAAGAAAGCTCTTTCATTTTAGCATCTTCTTCAGATTTTTTGATCAGCAAAGTACCTGCAATAGGTTTGTACTGGTTGTTTACCATCGACTCGATGATGGAAGTGTCTTCGGTTGATTCGATCTCGATATCGATCGTACCACCATAAACGCCGGAAGATGGGCGTCCTTTTGAATCAACATCGCGGTTAAGCGCATACGAGCAAGTAAGAACATCGTAATCCTTGCCCGAAAAATTTAATCTTGCTTTGAAAGCCATAACGATAAATTTTAAAGGTTAATAATTTAAAAGAATACAGTTTTTCTGTATCCCTTATAACTACAAATAAGAATTATTATTGTTTTGCGAATATTATTTTTTTTATCAAATAAGTTTTAACCCAAACGAATATAATTTTTGCAGCCACTTTTTGCTGTATTCGTTTTGCAGGGAGTATAGATGCCCTATAGTGCTGGTATGCACGGGTTTTATCTGACGTTTTTCGAGAATTCCCTTTTTGATAGCTAAGTAAGTAGGGTGCTGATTTTTTTGCCAATCTTCCCAGGCCGGCTCATCCAGTATAGATATTATTCTGGCAGATTTTCCACTAAAGTTAATATCCATACGCCCGGCAGGACTTATAAATACCTGGTCGGGCATAAATATGCGATCAAAAAAGCCTTTGATGCGGGTATTGATGGAATCTTTATAAACAGGGCAAAAAATAGCGATATGTGTAGCCCATTTTAACATGCTGATGGATTGCAGCAAATCGGGCTCGGTATCAGTATTGGGCAGGGCAAACTGTTTATTGGGGTTAAATTTTAAATCGGCAATAACCAGCTCTTTTACAACAGTGCCGGCTGCTTCCGCCCCATCTTTATAAGCGCCAATCAATGCGGCGGTATTTTCGCCTTTATTAATGTCTGCATTAATAATCAATAGTTGCCTCATTGGCTACAAACATAGCCAGTATTTAACAATAAATAAAGCTGACGGCGAACTTAAATTAACATAAAACAAAAGAGCCACTTAACAGATGCTAAATGGCTCTTTTGTTTTTATTATTGCTGTTTATATTCGGTATCCCAAGTGGTGCTGTCATCTTCACCTTTTTGACCATCAAGCTTTACCACGAAGCTTTTAGCCGGAAAGTATGGGGTGATATTAATATCCAGGTGTATACGGTCTTTCTGTTGCTCATCGCGTTCGAAACGTACAATTTTAAAACGCTCGATCAGCCTGTCGGGGCCCTGAATATTATCGAGGAACTTTACGATTTGCGAGCGCAGGTCCTGCTCGGTTTTAGAGTTCCAGTTTTCAAAAGCACGGCGGTTCAAAAAATCGAAC from Mucilaginibacter inviolabilis includes the following:
- a CDS encoding DUF4280 domain-containing protein, with protein sequence MGSSYLPSGVLVNCTLMTVTKPQNLGISRSKKDVKIIRKSALILNIDDKKISDTFKCKSPAKFFDGLASMCLGIAVGLLAVAAAVVIVAAIVGTGGVAGVIIAGMAEAAITTAVVGSLGAALVSPISYLIGEYKQAHECDCTLDAGSMWIDQHPHVTIDGKKAILQKSILKCTKKGLIQPFIDSAIANEVALKFSANNNKELDEHNEQQLWMGIVNGFSTLGDPLGTAIGVAFAGYEYYDGNDDETLANESATEEDDNKTDWHNGTRDNTVGTVAGAGKGTKDVVEAITEQNKTIIRELMDQGASYEVASQLTGFGEKTFGSEFLHTGVGLGVGLGFGVAGAVGNHYIAKYYKDKKVELIREVKEIGNEAAGKDAENNIGIIANKGKS
- a CDS encoding type VI secretion system Vgr family protein: MEKKLIVDINIEGTSITHFSTFNLDQRFNEHHTFQLRFNHDQVEEYNQVTLQNSKDFIGKNITVQFGVASGSENIFSGIVTKVELSQSHGFHGDILVSGFSPGILIDRGPDLGSYLNKDLKTIIQLATQDAPQNDLKFSIKPTNTSPIDYLIQYRESDYDFINRLSAEYYEWFYYDGQKLNFGKPDKLEEVSLIYGRDLHSLQYAMQIAPLKQNKFAYIPKQDELLKAEPQGGAGSNPDVSHAISASNKVFSKVFNGPMEVRVNSQKEISDFVNNEQKAQIAELVNIIGNGDNPQVGLGKVLNVSTSMRGATSFELQDFGKFLVTAVYHQIDGVGHYQNTFEGVTADTERLPVNEAAKPNPDMQLADVTDNNDPNKQGRIKVKFKWQCQSNDDTEWLRVVSPNAGSGDTGKNRGFLVVPEKGDQVIIAFEEGNIARPVVMGSVYHSNNVDSGGFTDSNIKGMTSRKGSHLQFNDAEHALALATSGANMLHVHEGQGLVQTTAKKIIAHQTGQNAMVMNSDEGLIGVSALKKIIHETGGNGVEIENQNGSIIISAKQSITIQCGNSKITLTPEQIVIDSKNTFIN
- the tssD gene encoding type VI secretion system tube protein TssD — its product is MAFKARISLGSSKEFDVLQCSFSLNRDVDAKGRPSSGVYGGTIQVEVESTEDTSVIESMVNNQYKPINGTITFKKSDEDAKMKELTFEEGYIIQYNEGISIIGNNPMSLSFVISARKLKMGNAQHENDWPK
- the tssD gene encoding type VI secretion system tube protein TssD, which gives rise to MAFKARLNFSGKDYDVLTCSYALNRDVDSKGRPSSGVYGGTIDIEIESTEDTSIIESMVNNQYKPIAGTLLIKKSEEDAKMKELSFEDGYIVKYSEGIDITGSTPMSLKFVISARKLKLGSAEHVNDWPGKN
- a CDS encoding NAD(P)H-dependent oxidoreductase — translated: MRQLLIINADINKGENTAALIGAYKDGAEAAGTVVKELVIADLKFNPNKQFALPNTDTEPDLLQSISMLKWATHIAIFCPVYKDSINTRIKGFFDRIFMPDQVFISPAGRMDINFSGKSARIISILDEPAWEDWQKNQHPTYLAIKKGILEKRQIKPVHTSTIGHLYSLQNEYSKKWLQKLYSFGLKLI